From the genome of Primulina huaijiensis isolate GDHJ02 chromosome 11, ASM1229523v2, whole genome shotgun sequence:
TGTTTTACAAATTAAGGAGTTTGTTTTGTGTTTAACACTATGTGGTTCGTTTCAATTGAAAGAAGTATGTCGATAGCTTGTGGTATATTGATGTATTGAACATAGAACAATTGTAGAGGTAAAGATGACATTTTGGTTTTTAAAATCTACCTTTTTGTTTAGACACTTGAAATTCGTATACTCTCCAACGACCATGTTATCATTTTAAAGTATCTTGAGTGCTGCTGTATATTGCTCACTTAGTTTTAACGTTTAAACAGGAGACCTGGTGAGGAGAGTGATGGTAATTCGTCCAGGGAGACTAGTAGTGATGGTGACAGTGAATGTGGAACTGATAGAGTGGCTAATAATGCTCAGGGGTCTCAGAACCATCAGAACCCTACTGTCCGAGGACACGATCAATATGCTGGAAGAAACAATGCTTTTGTGGGGTCATCAGTTTATGGCGTTGATATCACTGTCCCTCCTGATCTACTTATTTTTGAGTACTTTGCAAGGGAAGTTCCATTTCATCGAGAACCCTTGGCTGATAAGGCGAGTCCTATAAATTTGTCATCCATCATGGATCAttcttctaattttattttatttttttaaacctcgtcgttcttctaatttttctcactttcatGGCATTTGTTTGTATTCGCAGATGTCAATTCTCGCCTCTCGTTTTCCTGAtctaaaaacacttaaaagcTGTGAACTCACGTCCTCAAGCTGGATTTCTGTTGCTTGGTATGTTCTTAGTAAAACGTAGATGGTATGGTACTGAATTTTTTGAAGTTTCATTCAGAAACTAAAGACATAGTTTTATTATGCAGGTACCCCATATACAGGATACCAGTAGGCCCGACTCTGCAAAATGTGGACACTTGTTTCTTAACTTTTCATTCCCTTGCAAAACCTGTTAAAAGTAAGTTTGTTTCTCCTGAATGTTTTCTCATCTTTTGccaattattttttgttatccTCTTTTTGTGCTCGGCATCATTATAATTCTGGTAGAAAAAGGACACTAGAACCAAGGTAGTTCAAAAGTCGTCATTCCCATAACTGCATTCACCATTAGATTAGTGATATGGCTGTGTGGTGAACTTGTACTATTGGTGTCGATCTACAGTAGAATAACCCATTGTCTCCTTTCATATTCCGATAGGTGAAGGGGTCCGTGATTCTGGCAGCAAACTCTCACTCCCAACCTTTGGACTCGTTTCATACAAGTTCAAACTCTCCGACTGGAACAATAATGGAGCTTACGGGAACCAGAAGATCAATTTCCTTTTACAAGAAGCTGACAACTGGCTTAGGTCGTTGCATGTTGATCACCCTGATTACACCTATTTCACGTCACACCGGAGATAGCGGCTGAAAAGAAAAGCTCGTTCTGTCCAAGCGTGATTCGGCTATAAATACCATGATCAAGAAATTATGCAACATATTTACAAACCCTTTTGCATCCAGATGCAAATATGGAGGTTGGTTATCGGATATTTGAACTTCGGTAAACAATGATGACGTCGTGCTTAATCTTGTTTCCGGTCTTGACTGGTGTTGTCACAAGTCTCAACTTTTATTTGGTCATCGATGATGGCGAACGATATTACATGTATAAAAccttttacctttttttttatatatgtttcacCTTACTTCAGTTATGCCTGTTTTGATTGGTTATGCTTTGAGGAGAGAACTAGGATACCaacttgtaaaatatttttatacaaaaaattttaaaaattgatttaagaaaaaatatgtgtttgaccaattattttattaaaatgtttgtatagttaaaaataattaaaaatattgtaagacatttattttataaaaaaattaattataattttctttttttgtttgcaatttattatatgtttaactcatttttttttgttttaaacatcaaaaaaatttctcacaattattgtttaaaatgtatacttggaggaaaaaaaattaaaaataaagctcattaatgttttataaaaaattttatccaaaacacatattttaaatttgtttgtttatttataaacgtaaaaaaacgtttttaaaatattttttcaaacagAGCCTAAATACAtttggaaaaatgaaaaattgttCTCGAACTTAAAGCTTAGAAAATCGATGGATGGAGCACGAGTTAAATCGACTTGACTCCTCTTATCCACCCATTTTGATAGAGGGGTGCGAATTCGGTTACCCACTTAACTGAATTTTGTAAAAATgaatacatttatttattttttttaatttttattttttggcaaACCGAGTcaatctaattttttaaaagaatatcgATTAGTTTAGACCGTatccaaattaattaaaatgtaaaaaaaaaattagaaaactgTATTAGGAGACTAAAAAACCGAGTGAGGagtaaaaaatgatattttattatgcaCAAAAACTCCACAGTCTCACAGGtcaattttgtaaaacaaaTATTCTATATAGGTCACCCACGACAAAATATTACTTtgtatgtcaaatatattaatttttattataaatatggacataattgatccgtctcacgaaNATAttcctccagacagttgaaagtgcatgagaagaactacccgactcatgatctcgagttagctgccgttgtcTTTGCATCGAAGATATgaagacattatttgtacggttagaaatgccagatattcactgatcacaagagtctcaagtacttcttcacgcagaatGAGTTAAACATGAGAcgaagacggtggttggagttagtaaaagactacgattgtgaaattatcTACCATCTaaggaaagctaatgttgtggcagatgttTTGAGTAGGAAAGTAGCCGTCGTAGCACAATTGTCAGCGCAGAtatctcttcagtcagagattcaaaGGGTTGGCctagaagtttatcctaagggcagagctcccaagtTTTCTAATCTGACAATCCAGTCTTCTTTCCAagaccgaatccgtagaggtcagccttcagatgaaaagttacagaaatggagactgaagtaTGAatccaagggcagtgtactctacgcagtttccgatggtattgtgaagTACAAAAgaaggatgtgggtgcctagtgttaatTCAATCTGAGAGGATATTTTGACAAAGGCACATACATCTCTGTATTTCACCCATCTAgggggtaccaagatgtacaaggacttaCAGATGTTGtatggtggccagggatgaagcgacACATTTGTCGATTTGTATATGagtgtctcacttgtcagcaagtgaaagtaGAGCATCAGATGCTAGCAGGGATACTTAAGCCGCTCTCTATTCCCGAGTcaaaatgggagaatatcaccatggatttcgttgttggaTTGCCGAGATCAGTCAAAGgatgtaatgccatttgggctacagtggatcgacttactaaatcAGTACACTTCTTACCAGTGAAAaagactttctccatgactcaatatgcagagctctatatccgggagatagtctgATCGCACAGGATTttagtttctattgtgtctgacagggacccgagatttaCATCTTCCTTTTGGAAGAATTTACATgcagctatggggacgaagtttcTATTCAGTACGACATTCCACTCTCAGACAGATGACCAGTCTGAGGGAGTGATTCAGATATTGGGAGATTTGTTGCGAGCAtgcgtgatcgatttccatgggaattgggaatcgaaactACCCTTAGTgaagtttacctacaacaacagttttcaacaatctataggtatggctccctacgaagaattgtatggaagaaagtgcagatcgcagattcattgggatgaagtcggtgagagatcagaacttggcctcgagattgttcagcagactgcagacgtagtggtcaagatccaagacaggatgaagaccgcctaGAGTcaccaaaagagttatgctaaCAAGAGTAGAAGGGAGCTCGAATTTACCGTAGGAGATCAcgtattcgtgaagatagcaccaaTGAAGGATATTATGAGATTTgagaagagaggcaagctgagtccgagatacATTGGGCCATTCGAAATTTTTGAtagagttgggacacttgcttATCGTGTAGTACTACCGGCGAATTTTGCCGGAGTAACAAAGTGTTCCACgtttcgatgctgaggaagtatatggaaaatcattcgtatttttttttgttatgagCCGTTAcagcttgctccagatctgtcatatgaagaaagacctgtccaaattctAAACAGACAGGAGCTGAGACTTctgaacaaagtgaccaagttggtcaaaatCTTGTGGCTGAATCAAttagtggaggaggccacttgggaggtcgaagcagatatgagaagtcgctacccagagatgtttggtaagatttaatttcgaggatgaaatttatttaagtgggggaggaattgtagagcccaaaattaaTGACATGTAAACTcatgaatttattaaattgttaaattatttatttaattttaaaatgatttttaatgatacatgatttatggtttgcattattttaaattattacatatttatttgatgcacgttaaaacgtcttcttgagttttatgtttcaggcgaatattcgatgcgggatcggaGAAAAATGACTGGAGACGATTTAGGCGATTAATGaataatgtggtattttatttcaagtcaagaaaatttgtattttaaatgatttatgaaattttaaacattttaaagcatattttaatttattaggtgattttaagattttaaacttttcaaagatactaatttgaatttgggaattttaatcttgaaaatttggtacttaattattttattaaatctttgagtgggattaaataattagattagtattattttatcacTAATGATTTAACTAAGCATTTTTTTAGCCCCTAATTAACCCCCTaatcaacacacacacacacacccatcggcacacacacacactttgtgttttctttttttctagAGGAAAACTAGGGTTATAAGCTTTTCTTTCAGCAGCCACCACCCCAGCCTCTTCTTTGCAAATATAGGTAGATTCACGTTCTTTTTCTAGCAAGAATCGTGCCACAAGTCGTCCCGGATTTGTTCTCGCATCTCTCGCTTCGATATTCGTCGTATCGTGAGTATAAATCATCAAGGCATATATAATCTTTCATTTTCCgtatcgatcttgtcatagcaaatattttgatgcatattgtgtgtaaaaatccatatatgttatgcaaagtttgagcattGATGCTTGGAACGATTTTGGAACAACTTTTAGATCTGAAAAACCGAATCTGCTGTCACTTCGAATCCTGCGAATTTCGAtcggttttctggaaaaactttcaacatacaaaacgtagtactttttgatatcttcaatttgacagtaaattcgtaattttcagACAAaagacgagtgagttatgataaTCCTCGTATGACTGCTCAAACAGTGGTGTTATCAAAAtgtattcttttgtttttcttgAGGATtattggttgcaggcttcgttgggaactgTTTTCTTGGGCGATGCTCAAGCGGTAAGATGttatcgcccgagcgccaggtATTCTAGACTTTTGTCTGGGCAGGCATAAATaatgtgttagtatgtgcagtagTCGctcaagcgagatccaacgaagcccttaacgctatataagtatgtttgacgtgcaaaagcaaaagaaaatgttttatgttttttaggtatgcgaattgtcttgtgaccaattatgctatgggtttggaagccggataACATGTCTGAGGACCTCTCCatcccggtaaagcatgaccgggttttgatcaggattgtgaagcggtaaagcatgaccagagaccaatccacccagtaaagcatgaccggagatCTTATGTAGGTGCGAGTGAATGTTCGGTCGAaaggctgtgatgatccctgccagcccagtactatggtttagcctgatcaggcgcattatgttatgggtcacttgctttgaaacatatttctactcaaaatgatgatgtttatgcatgtttaagaATGTATGATGCACTACGTTTATGAAATGATGACACGTCGAtatttatgtaagtatgttcagagTTTAAGTATATATgtgctactttaaaatgcatgtggttttattatgtattacttgctattctcagtttttacatgttgagtctttagacatactagacttgatcgatgcaggtaagGACGAGTACGAGGAGGCGAGAGGTGAGGACgagtgagttggctcggactgtACGGAGGCCTAAATTGAGGACCGcttttcaagaattttgtgcatgttaaattcatttactcttattttgatgaaattatttcattatgtttaaacaagtactttttGCAAGCTCATTTTGATTGAGGCATTGATGACATGGTAATAGTTTGTActcatttatatttcaaattgttaGTCAAGCATTTTATATATAATGCAATTTGAAagattattacttatttaagaaaaatttttattttccgtaaatttttaagtagttttaaagtacggtacgttataCAAGACATACACCTATTTCCATCGAGCCGCCCTCGAGCCACCTTGGACCAGACCCCTTCAAGACCCCGACCCATCTTTCCTGGACCCTCACTGACCCAACTAACCTAGCCCAGAGCCTTGCACACGCAGCCCCAAGCAACCTGCGCAGCTTCTCCTTCATGGCTGCGCCTCTCACACTAAACCCCTAGCAATCATGCGGCTTCCACCCCTGGCTACCTTCTCGGCCTCCTGACCACCCTCCTAGAACTACATGAACCTATCTGGAACAGCCCGCAACGCCCAGCCTTCCCCTCAACAAAACCTAGATGTGCGCAGAGTACAACCATCACCACGCGAAACCTAGTGTCTTTCCCCCTCGGGCCAGCGTACCACCAGCCCTTAGCCACTCGGACCCTCACCATTCGCCCCCTCTCAGACCGTTATGAGCCTTCTGCTCAGAACCCAGGTGCTGCGCTCAGCACCTAGCCTCATACACGGCCATGCACGTAACAACCTTGCACGGCCCCAATTCCTCAAAACTACTTGTTTCCGTTCCTGTCCTTGCATACTCTCTAAGCCTCGACCCATCCATCGACTCGTGCTTAAACGACTATTTTCTTAACCCTTAAACACCTCTTTATGGCAGCGATGTCCTTAGGAATCATAGTGTATCGCGAAAATAAGCAACCCCTTATAGTTAATTACAAATTTTATGATGTTGCAATATGTAATTCTGGAGTTTGTTTAAACACTACTTTTATtctcattaaaaatatttctactCCTGTTATTTTAGGAACCCCATTTTTCCAAATGTTGTTtcttattaataaaattaatgaaaaatgtttatatacCAATATTAAAggaaatgatttatttttccCTTTTACCACAATACTAGTAGCaaaatctattaatattttacaaaaaatagtaactaataaagaaaattttgttactTCATTAAAAGATGAaatctttttcaaaaatattaaagaaaaaataaattttgagaaaattcaagaaaaaataaaaactatttcAGATACTATATCTAAAGAGATTTGTGCCGATGTTCCTAATGTATTTTGGAACAGGAAAAAACATCAAGTTAGTCTGCCTTATACAGACGATTTTGCTGAAGATAAAATTCCTACAAAAGCAAGGCCTATTGCAATGGGGCCTAGACTTTTAAATTATTGCAAAGAAGAAATTGATAGTCTTCTTAAAAAAGAATTAATAAGACCAAGTAATAGTCCTTGGAGTTGTCCAGCATTTTATGTAGAAAATGCAGTTGAGATTGAAAGAGGAGCTCCAAGACTTGTCATCAATTATAAATGtgaggacccggacgctaatccatgtcttaatcattattaatatcaaatgaacaattaagaaaagtgggactaaaaaaattttctttttaaattataaatgcggaaacgtaatgtaatctaGTTACTATACATAtcggtataaaagtacaagtcctgtaccacatacatttattcaacttaggtttaaacatctaatatccagtgtccaaccctatctctaagccaagtccggagcctccacgctatctagtccagcctcgttctcttcttgaccct
Proteins encoded in this window:
- the LOC140989040 gene encoding uncharacterized protein produces the protein MSARRRLGEERLYYSPPALRRINQLQQQQKQQELNSKSPISSTSPSTTVLGRRNSESDSDEKTNLDRFLEHTIPFVPAQHFPRTSMRSWRNQDGDFNPYFILGDLWEFFREWSAYGAAVPLVLNGSDAVVQYYVPFLSGIQLYVDPSKPIMEQRRPGEESDGNSSRETSSDGDSECGTDRVANNAQGSQNHQNPTVRGHDQYAGRNNAFVGSSVYGVDITVPPDLLIFEYFAREVPFHREPLADKMSILASRFPDLKTLKSCELTSSSWISVAWYPIYRIPVGPTLQNVDTCFLTFHSLAKPVKSEGVRDSGSKLSLPTFGLVSYKFKLSDWNNNGAYGNQKINFLLQEADNWLRSLHVDHPDYTYFTSHRR